The following coding sequences are from one Achromobacter sp. B7 window:
- a CDS encoding IclR family transcriptional regulator yields the protein MSGAIEKTLALLEYLAKHPDGVALATVADDLNQLRSGCHRTLHELMKYGYVRQTPVRGEYALTTKLASMGLSFLGRSGVVDIAQPVIDRFALATGELVRLAIVDGKRLTLVAKAQGAKSGLLYDPDMGIDLRLSCSAAGHAWLMTLPEDQAIAYVTEQGLGKPRDFGPNAPTSIRALLAGLDGHRRRGYSMLQDVYAAGMSAMAAPIRRPGHASTGILVVAGPSQRLTLKAMEKFGPALLRAASELAQAAEASPLLRSARVGTWGNGPTAED from the coding sequence ATGAGCGGGGCAATCGAAAAGACATTGGCATTGCTTGAATACCTGGCCAAGCACCCCGACGGCGTCGCGCTGGCAACGGTGGCCGACGACCTGAACCAGTTGCGCAGCGGCTGCCACCGCACCCTGCACGAGCTGATGAAGTACGGCTACGTGCGGCAGACGCCGGTGCGCGGCGAATATGCGTTGACGACCAAGCTGGCGTCGATGGGTTTGAGCTTTCTGGGGCGTTCGGGCGTGGTCGACATTGCGCAACCGGTCATCGACCGCTTTGCCCTGGCCACCGGCGAACTGGTGCGGCTGGCCATCGTCGACGGTAAGCGGCTGACCCTGGTGGCCAAGGCGCAAGGGGCAAAGTCGGGGCTGCTGTATGACCCCGACATGGGCATCGACCTGCGCCTGTCTTGCAGCGCGGCCGGCCACGCCTGGCTGATGACGTTGCCGGAGGACCAGGCGATTGCGTACGTCACCGAACAAGGGCTGGGCAAGCCGCGCGATTTCGGGCCGAACGCGCCCACGTCGATCCGCGCGTTGCTTGCCGGCCTGGACGGCCACCGGCGGCGCGGGTACAGCATGCTGCAAGACGTTTATGCGGCGGGCATGAGCGCGATGGCGGCACCAATTCGCCGCCCCGGCCACGCAAGCACCGGCATCCTGGTGGTAGCCGGCCCGTCGCAACGCTTGACGCTGAAGGCAATGGAAAAGTTCGGGCCGGCGCTGCTGCGCGCGGCCAGCGAGCTGGCGCAGGCGGCAGAGGCGTCGCCGCTGCTGCGCTCGGCCCGCGTGGGCACGTGGGGCAATGGCCCGACCGCAGAGGACTAG
- a CDS encoding IclR family transcriptional regulator, which produces MAGVLERALAVMEHLSSRPEGVPLASLAQQLEIPQSAAHRLLTDLCRCGYVRQIRDHGDYALTARVASIGLSYLAATGIVDIAQPLVDRLADISGELVRLAIVDNERLTWVAKAQGARHGLRYDPEMGSDARLSCSASGHAWMLTMSDERALDLVSRQGFGSPAEYGPNAPTTIAALTKMLQAGRKRGYAMINEVFAPGMTAMAAPVQRKGEDAIGVLSIAGPAMRLTEARMLELGPQLLAATEELALASLASPMFRKRFPMQGRSDGDDTAK; this is translated from the coding sequence ATGGCCGGAGTCCTCGAACGCGCGCTTGCCGTCATGGAGCACCTTTCCTCCCGACCCGAAGGCGTGCCGCTAGCCTCGCTGGCGCAGCAGCTTGAGATCCCCCAAAGCGCCGCCCATCGCTTGCTGACCGACCTGTGCCGTTGCGGCTACGTCAGGCAGATCCGCGACCACGGCGACTACGCGCTGACCGCCCGCGTGGCCTCCATTGGCCTGAGCTATCTGGCGGCGACCGGCATCGTCGATATCGCGCAGCCGCTGGTCGACCGGCTGGCCGATATCTCCGGCGAGCTGGTGCGCCTGGCCATCGTCGATAACGAACGGCTGACGTGGGTCGCCAAGGCGCAGGGCGCGCGTCACGGCTTGCGGTACGACCCGGAAATGGGATCGGACGCGCGGCTGTCGTGCAGCGCGTCCGGGCACGCGTGGATGTTGACGATGTCGGACGAGCGCGCGCTGGATCTGGTGTCGCGCCAAGGCTTCGGTTCGCCGGCGGAATATGGCCCCAACGCGCCCACCACGATTGCGGCGTTGACCAAGATGCTGCAAGCCGGCCGCAAGCGCGGCTACGCGATGATCAACGAAGTGTTCGCGCCCGGCATGACGGCCATGGCGGCGCCCGTGCAGCGCAAGGGCGAAGACGCCATCGGCGTGCTCAGTATCGCGGGCCCTGCCATGCGCCTGACCGAAGCGCGCATGCTGGAACTGGGCCCTCAGTTGCTGGCGGCCACCGAAGAGTTGGCGCTGGCAAGCCTGGCGTCGCCGATGTTCCGAAAGCGCTTTCCCATGCAGGGCCGTAGTGACGGCGACGATACGGCGAAGTAG
- a CDS encoding TRAP transporter substrate-binding protein, which translates to MKTRIFCLGLMGLLCSTAMTAHAQDIQERTIRFGHLNNTDHPVSAGVQKFAEILASKSGGKMKVKEFPASQLGNEMQQQSGLQGGVQEMSAPASTSLAGIVKEFGLIDLPFSVTDFGQADALLDGPLGRALIAKLPEKGLVALGFWDLGFRNVTNSKHAITKPEDLAGLKIRVIPNPVFLDTFKAFKANPVPMPFAELYGALESKAVDGQENPYSVILSNKFYEVQKYVSATNHVYAANIVLVSKKFWDKLSPTEQRLMQEAADEARGYQRKVSREAAQKAVAELQAKGIQYNTIEPAEKVRMQQVVKPVIEHFTGSYDPAIVKLYNDELARIRK; encoded by the coding sequence ATGAAGACCCGCATTTTCTGCCTGGGCCTGATGGGCCTGCTGTGCTCGACCGCCATGACGGCCCATGCGCAGGACATCCAGGAACGCACCATCCGGTTCGGCCACCTGAACAACACCGACCACCCCGTCAGCGCGGGCGTGCAGAAGTTTGCCGAGATCCTTGCCAGCAAAAGCGGCGGCAAGATGAAGGTGAAAGAATTCCCCGCATCGCAGCTGGGCAATGAAATGCAGCAGCAGTCCGGCCTGCAAGGCGGCGTGCAGGAAATGTCGGCGCCCGCGTCCACGTCGCTGGCCGGCATCGTCAAGGAATTCGGCTTGATCGACCTGCCCTTCTCGGTCACCGACTTTGGCCAGGCAGACGCGCTGCTGGACGGGCCGCTGGGCCGCGCGCTGATCGCCAAGCTGCCTGAAAAAGGCCTGGTTGCGCTGGGTTTCTGGGACCTGGGCTTTCGCAACGTGACTAACTCCAAGCACGCCATCACCAAGCCCGAAGACCTGGCTGGCCTGAAGATCCGTGTCATTCCCAACCCGGTATTCCTGGACACGTTCAAGGCGTTCAAGGCCAACCCCGTGCCCATGCCGTTTGCCGAGCTGTACGGCGCGCTGGAATCCAAAGCGGTGGACGGCCAGGAAAATCCGTACTCGGTGATTCTGTCGAACAAGTTCTACGAAGTGCAGAAGTACGTCAGCGCGACCAACCACGTTTACGCCGCCAACATCGTGCTGGTCAGCAAGAAATTCTGGGACAAGCTGTCGCCCACCGAACAGCGCCTGATGCAAGAGGCGGCCGACGAGGCGCGTGGCTACCAGCGCAAGGTCAGCCGCGAAGCCGCGCAAAAAGCCGTGGCGGAATTGCAAGCCAAGGGCATCCAATACAACACGATCGAACCGGCGGAAAAAGTCCGCATGCAGCAGGTCGTCAAGCCGGTCATTGAGCACTTCACCGGCAGCTACGACCCCGCCATCGTCAAGCTCTACAACGACGAACTCGCACGCATCCGCAAGTAA
- a CDS encoding type II 3-dehydroquinate dehydratase: MKILVLHGPNLNLFGRREPHIYGTTTLAEINQRLATLADELGVELATLQSNHEGALIDFLHQNIDAAQGALVNPAGLTQHGVPLHDAIKAMPFPTLEVHMSNIAARETWRAHSIISPAVRGTVQGLGPHSYLTALRGLVDILQEARA, encoded by the coding sequence ATGAAGATTCTTGTTTTGCACGGCCCGAACCTGAACCTGTTCGGGCGCCGCGAGCCGCACATCTACGGCACCACGACCTTGGCTGAAATCAACCAGCGCCTGGCCACGCTGGCGGACGAATTGGGCGTGGAACTGGCCACGCTGCAATCGAACCACGAAGGCGCGTTGATCGACTTTCTGCACCAGAACATCGACGCGGCGCAAGGCGCGCTGGTCAATCCGGCCGGGCTGACACAGCACGGCGTGCCGCTGCACGACGCCATCAAGGCAATGCCGTTTCCGACGCTGGAGGTGCATATGTCCAACATCGCCGCGCGCGAAACGTGGCGCGCGCATTCGATCATTTCGCCGGCGGTGCGAGGCACCGTGCAAGGGCTGGGGCCGCATTCGTACCTGACGGCGCTGCGCGGGCTGGTCGACATCCTGCAAGAAGCGCGCGCATGA
- a CDS encoding TRAP transporter small permease — MVFIDGFIAVACRVLELAIALLLAAMVVLVFGNVVARYGFNSGITLSEELSRWMFIWLTFLGAVIALKERGHLGMDMVVAKLPTAGKKICLVVGQIIMLYIVGLMFKGSWEQAVINADVSAPVSGLPMAIVYVAGLVFSSLAGLIIAVDLYRVLAGKLRDQDLIMVQESEEAVQLKQILDDANHGAPGRSA; from the coding sequence ATGGTTTTCATAGACGGGTTCATCGCGGTCGCGTGCCGCGTGCTGGAACTGGCCATCGCGCTGCTGCTGGCGGCGATGGTGGTGCTGGTTTTCGGCAACGTCGTTGCGCGCTACGGCTTCAATTCCGGCATCACCTTGTCGGAAGAACTGTCGCGCTGGATGTTCATCTGGCTGACGTTCCTGGGCGCCGTCATCGCGCTCAAGGAACGCGGCCACCTGGGCATGGACATGGTGGTGGCCAAGCTGCCGACGGCGGGCAAGAAAATATGCCTGGTCGTGGGCCAGATCATCATGCTCTACATCGTGGGCTTGATGTTCAAGGGCAGCTGGGAACAGGCCGTGATCAACGCGGACGTCAGCGCGCCGGTCAGCGGTTTGCCGATGGCGATCGTGTATGTGGCGGGGCTGGTGTTCTCGTCCTTGGCTGGGCTGATCATCGCGGTGGATCTTTATCGCGTGCTGGCCGGCAAGCTGCGCGACCAGGACCTGATCATGGTCCAGGAATCCGAAGAAGCCGTGCAGCTCAAGCAGATTCTGGACGACGCCAACCACGGCGCGCCGGGGAGAAGCGCATGA
- a CDS encoding TRAP transporter large permease: protein MTIFVFIGSLLGVMALGVPIAFALLASGVALMWHLDIFDSQILAQNVIGGADSFPLLAVPFFMLAGEIMNVGGLSKRIVDLALALVGHVKGGLGYVTIMAGCLLSALSGSAVADAAALTALLLPMMVSAGHKKSTAGGLIAATGVIGPVIPPSIGLVIFGVAANVSISKLFMAAIVPGLLIGGALWLTWAWLVRREKVVPPPRKSAKEIGTAARNALWALMLPVIILVGLRMGVFTPTEAAVVAATYALLVSTLVYRELKLNQLYAVFVSAAKTSAIVMFLIAAAMVSAWLITVADLPAKVVDMLQPFIGNKILLMAAIMVLVMVVGTAMDMTPTILILTPVLMPVVRAAGIDPVYFGVLFIINNSIGLVTPPVGTVLNVVAGVGKMKMDDVTRGVMPFMVAEFAIMFLMVVFPALVIVPARWFGG, encoded by the coding sequence ATGACCATCTTCGTATTCATCGGGTCGCTGCTGGGCGTGATGGCGTTGGGCGTGCCCATTGCCTTTGCGCTCTTGGCCAGCGGCGTGGCGCTGATGTGGCATCTGGATATCTTTGATTCGCAGATCCTGGCGCAGAACGTGATCGGTGGCGCGGACAGCTTTCCGCTGCTGGCGGTGCCATTCTTCATGCTGGCCGGCGAAATCATGAACGTGGGCGGCTTGTCCAAACGGATCGTGGACCTGGCCCTGGCGCTGGTCGGGCACGTCAAGGGCGGGCTGGGCTACGTCACCATCATGGCGGGCTGCCTGTTGTCGGCCTTGTCCGGTTCCGCCGTGGCGGACGCGGCGGCGTTGACCGCGTTGCTGCTGCCGATGATGGTCAGCGCGGGCCACAAGAAATCAACGGCCGGCGGCTTGATCGCGGCCACGGGCGTGATCGGCCCGGTGATCCCGCCCAGCATCGGCCTGGTGATTTTCGGCGTGGCCGCGAATGTGTCGATCTCGAAACTGTTCATGGCTGCAATCGTTCCCGGCTTGCTGATCGGTGGCGCCTTGTGGCTGACGTGGGCTTGGCTCGTCCGCCGTGAAAAAGTGGTGCCGCCGCCGCGTAAATCCGCCAAGGAAATCGGCACGGCGGCGCGCAATGCGCTGTGGGCGCTGATGCTGCCGGTCATCATCCTGGTGGGCCTGCGCATGGGCGTCTTCACGCCGACGGAGGCCGCCGTGGTGGCCGCCACGTACGCACTGCTGGTATCGACGCTGGTCTACCGCGAGCTGAAGCTGAATCAGTTGTACGCGGTGTTCGTGTCGGCCGCCAAGACAAGCGCCATCGTCATGTTCCTGATTGCCGCCGCCATGGTCAGCGCGTGGCTGATCACCGTGGCCGACCTGCCCGCCAAAGTCGTGGACATGCTTCAGCCATTCATCGGCAACAAGATCCTGCTGATGGCGGCCATCATGGTGTTGGTGATGGTGGTGGGCACCGCCATGGACATGACGCCCACCATCCTGATCCTGACGCCCGTGCTGATGCCGGTGGTGCGCGCGGCCGGCATCGACCCGGTGTATTTCGGCGTGCTGTTCATCATCAACAACTCGATCGGCCTGGTGACGCCGCCCGTGGGCACCGTGCTGAACGTGGTGGCGGGCGTGGGCAAGATGAAGATGGACGACGTCACACGCGGGGTCATGCCATTCATGGTGGCCGAGTTCGCCATCATGTTCCTGATGGTCGTTTTCCCGGCGCTGGTGATCGTGCCCGCGCGCTGGTTCGGCGGGTGA
- the pcaH gene encoding protocatechuate 3,4-dioxygenase subunit beta: MSDLAQYRRPFWNTQPAYRFDAYGSTLLRSPNEPLIAVPQTLSEITGPAFGAAFVKQGDNDLTRIASADAIGERIIVSGRVLDENGRPVPDALIEIWQANAAGRYLHKRDQHDAPLDPNFSGEGRTVTDAHGRYQFKTIKPGAYPWGNHYNGWRPQHIHFSLFGRAYATRLVTQMYFPGDPLLEFDPIFQCVPDAKARARLVATLDWETTVPDYALGYRFDIVLRGRNATPME, encoded by the coding sequence ATGTCCGATCTTGCCCAATACCGGCGTCCGTTCTGGAACACCCAGCCCGCTTACCGCTTCGACGCTTATGGTTCCACGCTGCTGCGGTCGCCGAATGAGCCGCTGATCGCCGTGCCGCAAACCCTGTCCGAAATCACCGGCCCCGCGTTCGGCGCCGCCTTCGTCAAGCAGGGCGACAACGACCTGACGCGCATCGCCAGCGCCGACGCCATCGGCGAACGCATCATCGTGTCCGGCCGCGTGCTGGACGAGAACGGTCGGCCGGTGCCCGATGCGCTGATCGAAATCTGGCAGGCTAACGCCGCCGGCCGCTACCTGCACAAACGCGATCAACATGACGCACCGCTGGACCCGAACTTCAGCGGCGAAGGCCGAACGGTAACGGACGCGCACGGCCGCTATCAGTTCAAAACCATCAAGCCGGGCGCCTACCCGTGGGGCAACCATTACAACGGCTGGCGCCCGCAGCACATCCACTTTTCGTTGTTCGGCCGTGCGTATGCCACGCGGCTGGTCACGCAGATGTATTTCCCCGGCGATCCGCTGCTGGAATTCGACCCCATCTTTCAATGCGTGCCGGACGCCAAGGCGCGCGCCCGCCTGGTCGCCACGCTGGACTGGGAAACCACCGTGCCCGACTACGCGCTGGGCTACCGCTTCGATATCGTGCTGCGCGGCCGTAACGCTACCCCGATGGAGTAA
- the pcaG gene encoding protocatechuate 3,4-dioxygenase subunit alpha produces the protein MLYPTTSQTVGPYLHIGLSGLNCADLTAGQPDLGAPPVVIEGRIIDGQGNPVPDGMIEIWQADARGVYRHPDDPRHADNAAPAGFTGFGRVPTEADGSFRFTTIKPGGVPAPDGSLQAPHLLVSLFMRGLLKHLSTRLYFPDEAQANERDWVLRQTPAARRSTLIAQASDNGVLRWNVVLQGAGETVFFDL, from the coding sequence ATGCTCTACCCCACTACCTCGCAAACCGTCGGCCCCTACCTGCACATCGGCCTGTCCGGCCTGAACTGTGCGGACTTGACGGCGGGTCAGCCCGACCTGGGCGCGCCCCCGGTCGTGATTGAAGGCCGCATCATCGATGGCCAGGGCAACCCGGTGCCCGACGGCATGATAGAAATCTGGCAAGCCGACGCACGCGGCGTGTACCGTCACCCGGACGATCCACGCCATGCGGACAACGCCGCGCCAGCCGGCTTTACGGGATTCGGACGCGTGCCCACGGAAGCAGACGGCTCGTTCCGCTTCACCACGATCAAGCCCGGCGGCGTGCCGGCGCCCGACGGCTCGCTGCAAGCGCCTCATCTGCTGGTGTCCTTGTTCATGCGCGGCCTGCTCAAGCATCTGTCCACCCGCCTGTACTTCCCGGACGAAGCGCAAGCCAATGAACGGGATTGGGTCCTGCGCCAGACGCCTGCCGCGCGCAGAAGCACGCTGATCGCGCAGGCGTCGGACAACGGCGTACTGCGCTGGAACGTCGTCTTGCAGGGCGCGGGCGAGACCGTGTTCTTCGACCTCTGA
- a CDS encoding 3-carboxy-cis,cis-muconate cycloisomerase, translating into MTILSGLTEQIYSDRDIMGLFSGPGTIRRMLAVQAALARAQSRCGVIPDSAARSIHKVCHAEDINSILDLDAIASASMLAGNIAIPFVKQLTAAVRQADAEAARFVHWGATSQDVLDTALVLQLQQVAAQLDQDLDAAQRACARLTATHRDTIMVGRTWLQHALPTTFGVKTAGWLEALTRSRQRLRHDAEQCALLQFGGAAGTLASLGNAAPDVARVLAEELGLALPDMPWHTHRDRLADLAATLGVLTGTLGKIARDVSLMAQTEIAELAEPAGPGRGGSSTMPHKRNPVSSAAILAAATRMPPLVSTMLSAMVQEHERALGGWQAEWDVLPQICALAGGALRHLASLLDGLEVHPENMIRNLGATNGLILAEAYALALGGRMGRLEAHELVERASKEAVRRNCTLKVAMQEALAAHEGTRDLLGKEELDRLSDPAAYLGQAGEVCDRVLAGWRGVGEARRGSR; encoded by the coding sequence ATGACCATTCTTTCCGGCCTGACCGAACAGATCTATTCCGACCGCGACATCATGGGCCTGTTCTCCGGCCCCGGCACCATCCGGCGGATGCTGGCGGTGCAAGCCGCGCTGGCCCGCGCCCAGTCGCGCTGCGGCGTCATCCCGGACAGCGCGGCGCGCAGCATCCACAAGGTCTGCCATGCCGAAGACATCAACAGCATTCTGGACCTGGATGCCATCGCTTCCGCCTCCATGCTGGCCGGCAACATCGCCATCCCCTTCGTCAAGCAACTGACCGCCGCCGTGCGCCAGGCAGACGCCGAGGCGGCACGCTTCGTGCATTGGGGCGCGACAAGCCAAGACGTGCTGGACACCGCGCTGGTCTTGCAACTGCAACAGGTTGCCGCGCAGCTGGACCAGGACCTGGACGCGGCGCAACGCGCATGCGCCCGGCTGACCGCAACGCATCGCGACACGATCATGGTCGGCCGCACGTGGTTGCAACACGCACTGCCCACGACCTTTGGCGTCAAGACGGCCGGTTGGTTGGAAGCGCTGACCCGCTCGCGACAACGCTTGCGGCACGACGCCGAACAATGCGCCCTGCTGCAATTCGGCGGCGCCGCCGGCACGCTGGCCAGCCTGGGCAACGCCGCCCCCGATGTTGCGCGCGTCCTGGCCGAAGAACTGGGCCTTGCCCTGCCCGACATGCCCTGGCACACGCATCGCGACCGCCTGGCCGACTTGGCGGCAACACTGGGCGTGCTGACCGGCACGCTGGGCAAAATCGCCCGCGACGTGTCGCTGATGGCGCAGACCGAGATCGCCGAGCTAGCCGAACCCGCCGGCCCGGGGCGCGGCGGCTCCAGCACCATGCCGCACAAGCGCAACCCCGTCAGCAGCGCCGCCATCCTCGCCGCCGCCACCCGCATGCCACCGCTGGTGTCCACCATGCTGTCCGCGATGGTGCAGGAACACGAACGCGCGTTGGGCGGCTGGCAAGCGGAATGGGACGTCCTGCCGCAGATCTGCGCGTTGGCGGGCGGCGCATTACGGCATCTGGCGAGCCTGCTGGACGGGCTGGAAGTTCACCCGGAAAACATGATCCGAAATCTTGGTGCGACGAATGGCTTGATTCTGGCCGAAGCGTACGCGCTGGCGCTTGGCGGTCGAATGGGTCGTCTCGAAGCGCATGAATTGGTCGAACGGGCGTCCAAGGAGGCGGTTCGCAGGAACTGCACGCTAAAGGTTGCGATGCAGGAAGCGCTGGCGGCGCATGAGGGCACGCGGGATCTGCTTGGGAAGGAAGAGCTGGATCGCTTAAGTGATCCGGCGGCTTATCTGGGGCAAGCGGGGGAGGTTTGTGATCGGGTGTTGGCGGGGTGGAGGGGCGTAGGGGAAGCACGGCGGGGTAGCCGATGA
- a CDS encoding type II toxin-antitoxin system HicB family antitoxin, whose amino-acid sequence MLYPIYVHKEKGSAYGAAFPDFPGCHAAASSLQHLPAAAQEAVEAHLYGQIEPIAPPSAQEAWAQKKAFQGGFWMQVDINLSKIGAPLPQG is encoded by the coding sequence GTGCTCTACCCCATCTACGTACACAAGGAAAAGGGCAGCGCCTACGGAGCGGCCTTCCCGGATTTCCCCGGCTGCCACGCGGCGGCATCCTCGCTGCAACACCTTCCAGCCGCCGCGCAAGAGGCAGTCGAAGCGCACCTCTATGGCCAAATCGAGCCTATCGCCCCGCCCAGCGCGCAAGAGGCGTGGGCGCAGAAGAAGGCATTTCAAGGTGGATTCTGGATGCAGGTGGACATCAACCTATCCAAGATCGGAGCCCCTCTGCCCCAAGGCTGA
- a CDS encoding GFA family protein, protein MRTYQGSCHCGACRFEVDMNLDHVRSCNCSICKRRGALIHRVPTAALRMLTPLDDLSVYQWGSKTAKDYFCPHCGILPFRVPSAPTAQELAQGKQAFVGWAVNVRCLDGVDWAGVPVLKVDGAGLAI, encoded by the coding sequence ATGCGCACCTATCAAGGCTCCTGCCATTGCGGCGCGTGCCGCTTTGAAGTGGACATGAACCTGGACCATGTCCGCAGCTGCAATTGCTCGATCTGCAAGCGGCGTGGCGCGCTGATTCATCGCGTACCGACCGCAGCACTGCGCATGTTGACGCCGCTGGATGATTTGAGCGTTTATCAGTGGGGCTCAAAGACCGCAAAGGACTACTTTTGTCCGCACTGCGGGATCCTTCCGTTTCGAGTGCCCAGCGCCCCCACGGCTCAAGAGCTGGCGCAGGGAAAGCAGGCGTTCGTCGGTTGGGCGGTCAACGTGCGGTGTCTTGATGGGGTGGATTGGGCGGGGGTGCCGGTCCTGAAGGTGGACGGGGCGGGGCTGGCGATTTGA
- a CDS encoding helix-turn-helix domain-containing protein, whose product MQGNKQSALAQRLRALRQARDWTLKQAAAATGVAASTLSKIENSLLSPTYDNLIKIAAGLELDVAELFTASDAHMGTGRRSLSRQGEGRQYETPYYDHRLLCTALSHKRMMPFHTRVKARSFDEFQDWSRHGGEEFVYVLEGEVQLFTEFYEPARLKSGESFYIDSRMGHRVISLSPEDAIVLWVSTHADIEEE is encoded by the coding sequence ATGCAAGGCAACAAACAAAGCGCATTGGCACAACGGCTGCGAGCCCTGCGCCAGGCGCGTGACTGGACACTGAAGCAGGCGGCGGCGGCCACCGGCGTCGCCGCGTCCACGCTGTCCAAGATAGAAAACAGCCTGCTGTCGCCCACCTATGACAACCTGATCAAGATCGCCGCGGGCCTGGAACTGGACGTGGCCGAACTTTTCACCGCGTCCGACGCCCACATGGGCACCGGCCGCCGCAGCCTCAGCCGCCAGGGCGAGGGCCGCCAATACGAAACCCCGTACTACGACCACCGCCTGCTGTGCACGGCCCTGTCGCACAAACGCATGATGCCGTTTCACACCCGCGTCAAGGCCCGGTCGTTCGACGAATTCCAGGACTGGAGCCGCCATGGCGGCGAGGAATTCGTCTACGTGCTGGAAGGCGAAGTCCAGCTTTTCACCGAGTTCTACGAGCCGGCCCGTCTGAAATCCGGCGAAAGCTTCTATATAGACAGCCGCATGGGCCACCGCGTCATCAGCCTGAGCCCGGAAGACGCGATTGTGCTGTGGGTGTCGACGCACGCGGACATCGAGGAAGAGTAG
- a CDS encoding FAD-binding oxidoreductase → MASEYIDTYYKRTLSGSDTRYAPLAGVASTDVCVVGGGLAGLSTALELARRGRSVTLLEGRRIAWGASGRNGGSVSPAFSAGADAIKRHVDEDHYRQLYRLSMEGVEIIRDNIRTLAIADAHKVDGRLRVVRYEATDALQQWCEAQRRDFGRDVRFLKREQVRERLVSDVYHQGIEDPSSFHFHPLNYARALARECQRLGVRIHEDSAVTGLALEGAVKHLKTAQGQVDARAVVLATGGYTGDVVPALRRAMLPIATYIMLTEPLGDRVKEAIRSTAAIGDDRRAGNYYRVLDGGRIGWGSRITTRVDDPPDLAESLRRELLSVYPQLKGVRVETAWSGRMAYARHLMPQIGQLAPDVWYCTAFGGHGMNTTSIGGRVVAEGITGDTQRYKLFAPFGLAWNGGGLGTAAVQLTYWSYQARDWWRERTTRA, encoded by the coding sequence ATGGCCTCCGAGTACATCGACACCTATTACAAGCGCACCCTGTCCGGCAGCGATACGCGCTACGCGCCGCTGGCCGGCGTGGCCAGCACCGACGTCTGCGTGGTGGGCGGCGGGCTGGCGGGCTTGTCCACCGCGCTGGAACTGGCCCGGCGTGGGCGCAGCGTTACGTTGCTTGAAGGGCGGCGCATTGCCTGGGGCGCGTCGGGCCGCAACGGCGGCTCGGTGTCGCCCGCGTTCTCTGCCGGCGCCGACGCCATCAAGCGCCATGTGGACGAAGACCATTACCGGCAGCTGTATCGGCTGTCGATGGAAGGCGTGGAGATCATCCGCGACAACATCCGTACGCTGGCCATCGCCGACGCGCACAAGGTCGACGGCCGCCTGCGCGTGGTGCGCTACGAAGCCACCGATGCGCTCCAGCAGTGGTGCGAGGCGCAGCGCCGTGACTTCGGCCGCGACGTGCGTTTTCTGAAGCGCGAGCAGGTGCGCGAACGGCTGGTGTCCGACGTCTATCACCAGGGCATTGAAGACCCGTCTTCGTTCCACTTCCATCCGCTCAATTACGCGCGCGCGCTGGCCCGAGAATGCCAGCGCCTGGGCGTGCGCATCCATGAAGATTCCGCGGTCACCGGTTTGGCGCTGGAAGGCGCGGTCAAACACCTGAAGACGGCGCAAGGCCAGGTCGATGCGCGCGCCGTGGTGTTGGCCACCGGCGGCTACACGGGCGATGTCGTGCCGGCGCTGCGGCGCGCCATGTTGCCGATTGCCACCTACATCATGCTGACCGAACCGCTGGGCGACCGCGTCAAGGAAGCCATCCGCAGCACCGCCGCCATCGGCGACGATCGGCGCGCCGGCAATTATTACCGCGTGCTCGATGGCGGGCGCATCGGCTGGGGCAGTAGAATCACCACCCGTGTCGACGACCCGCCCGATCTGGCCGAGTCCTTGCGCCGCGAATTGCTGTCCGTCTACCCGCAGTTAAAAGGCGTGCGCGTTGAAACTGCATGGTCGGGGCGCATGGCCTACGCCCGCCACCTGATGCCGCAAATCGGCCAACTGGCGCCGGACGTGTGGTACTGCACGGCGTTTGGCGGGCACGGCATGAACACCACCTCGATCGGCGGACGCGTCGTGGCCGAAGGGATCACCGGCGACACGCAGCGCTACAAACTGTTCGCACCCTTTGGCCTGGCCTGGAACGGCGGCGGCCTGGGCACGGCGGCGGTTCAACTGACTTATTGGTCTTACCAGGCGCGCGACTGGTGGCGGGAGCGCACTACGCGGGCATGA